From Coffea arabica cultivar ET-39 chromosome 2e, Coffea Arabica ET-39 HiFi, whole genome shotgun sequence, the proteins below share one genomic window:
- the LOC113730573 gene encoding ribulose-1,5 bisphosphate carboxylase/oxygenase large subunit N-methyltransferase, chloroplastic-like isoform X2 gives MQTLVLVGSANFTYTWCPLARRHFFTLSVRHRPKLKFSTSSDKACRSYIDEECDEDFLPWLEQKACTKISSMLSIGKSAHGRALYASKPIQAGDCILRVPYSVQLAPDNLPPEICSLFGDEVSSVSKVALLLLHEQKMGQKSEWAPYIRRLPQPFEMHNTIFWSDDELEMIRQSVIYQETIKQRNHIEKQFMAIKPATDQFPQCFEDVSLKDFAYAHALVTSRAWESSRGVSMIPFADFLNHDGTSEACLMSHEGKQLSEVIAERDYSPGDQVLISYGKFSNSSLVLDFGFTVPYNIYDQAQVELNIPQHYHLFQMKLELLQRFKAPAIKDVNEFSSSEKLFTIKEVKFASKKGRGIPQSFRAFARVLCSNAQELSDLESGAAQSDGRLARSPLKNKSREIEAHELILSKITEQINEYDACIKSLGPSTSQNLVRKHALRRQMAHDLLTGELRVLKSASAWLKKYCATLLEG, from the exons ATGCAGACGCTAGTACTAGTTGGCTCAGCAAATTTCACATATACCTGGTGCCCTCTAGCTCGACGTCATTTCTTCACTCTTTCCGTTCGCCACCGCCCCAAACTCAAATTCTCCACTTCTTCGGATAAG GCATGTAGGAGCTACATTGACGAGGAATGTGATGAGGATTTTTTGCCGTGGTTGGAGCAAAAAGCATGTACAAAAATATCGTCCATGCTTTCCATTGGAAAATCTGCACATGGAAG GGCTCTATATGCTTCCAAGCCCATACAAGCTGGGGACTGCATATTGAGAGTTCCTTACAGCGTG CAACTAGCACCAGATAATCTTCCTCCGGAAATTTGTTCTTTGTTTGGAGATGAAGTTAGCAGTGTCTCAAAAGTTGCTCTACTCCTGCTGCATGAGCAGAAAATGGGTCAG AAATCTGAATGGGCTCCATATATCCGTCGGCTTCCTCAACCTTTTGAAATGCATAACACT ATATTCTGGAGTGATGATGAACTGGAGATGATTAGACAAAGTGTTATATACCAGGAGACCATCAAACAAAGGAATCACATTGAAAAGCAGTTTATGGCAATTAAACCA GCCACTGATCAATTCCCTCAATGTTTTGAAGATGTCTCTCTGAAGGACTTTGCTTATGCTCATGCTTTAG TTACATCTCGAGCATGGGAAAGCTCGAGGGGTGTCTCGATG ATTCCATTTGCAGATTTTCTAAATCATGATGGTACTTCAGAGGCATGTCTTATGAGTCATGAAGGAAAACAGCTCTCAgag GTCATTGCTGAGCGTGATTACAGCCCTGGTGATCAG GTGCTAATAAGttatggaaaattttccaacagtagtctagttttggactttgGCTTCACAGTTCCTTACAACATTTACGACCAG gcTCAAGTTGAGCTCAATATACCTCAGCACTATCATCTTTTTCAGATGAAGTTGGAACTTCTGCAGAGATTCAAGGCACCAGCCATTAAAGATGTCAATGAATTTAGCTCTTCTGAGAAATTATTTACAATCAA GGAAGTGAAGTTTGCTTCTAAGAAAGGGAGGGGAATTCCACAATCTTTTCGTGCATTTGCTCGTGTACTATGTTCAAATGCTCAAG AATTGAGTGATTTGGAGTCAGGAGCTGCACAAAGCGATGGTAGGCTGGCTCGAAgtcctttgaaaaacaaaagcagGGAGATTGAAGCACATGAGTTGATACTCTCAAAAATAACTGAACAAATCAATGAATATGATGCATGTATCAAG TCTCTGGGACCATCCACCTCTCAAAACTTGGTTAGAAAACATGCTTTAAGGAGACAAATGGCTCATGATCTTCTTACTGGTGAGCTTCGTGTTCTGAAGTCTGCTTCTGCATGGCTGAAGAAGTATTGTGCAACCTTATTAGAAGGATAG
- the LOC113730573 gene encoding ribosomal lysine N-methyltransferase 4-like isoform X1, giving the protein MQTLVLVGSANFTYTWCPLARRHFFTLSVRHRPKLKFSTSSDKACRSYIDEECDEDFLPWLEQKACTKISSMLSIGKSAHGRALYASKPIQAGDCILRVPYSVQLAPDNLPPEICSLFGDEVSSVSKVALLLLHEQKMGQKSEWAPYIRRLPQPFEMHNTIFWSDDELEMIRQSVIYQETIKQRNHIEKQFMAIKPATDQFPQCFEDVSLKDFAYAHALVLWTRTFGDDLFLDIPVTSRAWESSRGVSMIPFADFLNHDGTSEACLMSHEGKQLSEVIAERDYSPGDQVLISYGKFSNSSLVLDFGFTVPYNIYDQAQVELNIPQHYHLFQMKLELLQRFKAPAIKDVNEFSSSEKLFTIKEVKFASKKGRGIPQSFRAFARVLCSNAQELSDLESGAAQSDGRLARSPLKNKSREIEAHELILSKITEQINEYDACIKSLGPSTSQNLVRKHALRRQMAHDLLTGELRVLKSASAWLKKYCATLLEG; this is encoded by the exons ATGCAGACGCTAGTACTAGTTGGCTCAGCAAATTTCACATATACCTGGTGCCCTCTAGCTCGACGTCATTTCTTCACTCTTTCCGTTCGCCACCGCCCCAAACTCAAATTCTCCACTTCTTCGGATAAG GCATGTAGGAGCTACATTGACGAGGAATGTGATGAGGATTTTTTGCCGTGGTTGGAGCAAAAAGCATGTACAAAAATATCGTCCATGCTTTCCATTGGAAAATCTGCACATGGAAG GGCTCTATATGCTTCCAAGCCCATACAAGCTGGGGACTGCATATTGAGAGTTCCTTACAGCGTG CAACTAGCACCAGATAATCTTCCTCCGGAAATTTGTTCTTTGTTTGGAGATGAAGTTAGCAGTGTCTCAAAAGTTGCTCTACTCCTGCTGCATGAGCAGAAAATGGGTCAG AAATCTGAATGGGCTCCATATATCCGTCGGCTTCCTCAACCTTTTGAAATGCATAACACT ATATTCTGGAGTGATGATGAACTGGAGATGATTAGACAAAGTGTTATATACCAGGAGACCATCAAACAAAGGAATCACATTGAAAAGCAGTTTATGGCAATTAAACCA GCCACTGATCAATTCCCTCAATGTTTTGAAGATGTCTCTCTGAAGGACTTTGCTTATGCTCATGCTTTAG TTTTATGGACTCGAACATTTGGCGATGACCTCTTTCTTGACATTCCAGTTACATCTCGAGCATGGGAAAGCTCGAGGGGTGTCTCGATG ATTCCATTTGCAGATTTTCTAAATCATGATGGTACTTCAGAGGCATGTCTTATGAGTCATGAAGGAAAACAGCTCTCAgag GTCATTGCTGAGCGTGATTACAGCCCTGGTGATCAG GTGCTAATAAGttatggaaaattttccaacagtagtctagttttggactttgGCTTCACAGTTCCTTACAACATTTACGACCAG gcTCAAGTTGAGCTCAATATACCTCAGCACTATCATCTTTTTCAGATGAAGTTGGAACTTCTGCAGAGATTCAAGGCACCAGCCATTAAAGATGTCAATGAATTTAGCTCTTCTGAGAAATTATTTACAATCAA GGAAGTGAAGTTTGCTTCTAAGAAAGGGAGGGGAATTCCACAATCTTTTCGTGCATTTGCTCGTGTACTATGTTCAAATGCTCAAG AATTGAGTGATTTGGAGTCAGGAGCTGCACAAAGCGATGGTAGGCTGGCTCGAAgtcctttgaaaaacaaaagcagGGAGATTGAAGCACATGAGTTGATACTCTCAAAAATAACTGAACAAATCAATGAATATGATGCATGTATCAAG TCTCTGGGACCATCCACCTCTCAAAACTTGGTTAGAAAACATGCTTTAAGGAGACAAATGGCTCATGATCTTCTTACTGGTGAGCTTCGTGTTCTGAAGTCTGCTTCTGCATGGCTGAAGAAGTATTGTGCAACCTTATTAGAAGGATAG
- the LOC113730573 gene encoding ribulose-1,5 bisphosphate carboxylase/oxygenase large subunit N-methyltransferase, chloroplastic-like isoform X3, whose protein sequence is MQTLVLVGSANFTYTWCPLARRHFFTLSVRHRPKLKFSTSSDKACRSYIDEECDEDFLPWLEQKACTKISSMLSIGKSAHGRALYASKPIQAGDCILRVPYSVQLAPDNLPPEICSLFGDEVSSVSKVALLLLHEQKMGQIFWSDDELEMIRQSVIYQETIKQRNHIEKQFMAIKPATDQFPQCFEDVSLKDFAYAHALVLWTRTFGDDLFLDIPVTSRAWESSRGVSMIPFADFLNHDGTSEACLMSHEGKQLSEVIAERDYSPGDQVLISYGKFSNSSLVLDFGFTVPYNIYDQAQVELNIPQHYHLFQMKLELLQRFKAPAIKDVNEFSSSEKLFTIKEVKFASKKGRGIPQSFRAFARVLCSNAQELSDLESGAAQSDGRLARSPLKNKSREIEAHELILSKITEQINEYDACIKSLGPSTSQNLVRKHALRRQMAHDLLTGELRVLKSASAWLKKYCATLLEG, encoded by the exons ATGCAGACGCTAGTACTAGTTGGCTCAGCAAATTTCACATATACCTGGTGCCCTCTAGCTCGACGTCATTTCTTCACTCTTTCCGTTCGCCACCGCCCCAAACTCAAATTCTCCACTTCTTCGGATAAG GCATGTAGGAGCTACATTGACGAGGAATGTGATGAGGATTTTTTGCCGTGGTTGGAGCAAAAAGCATGTACAAAAATATCGTCCATGCTTTCCATTGGAAAATCTGCACATGGAAG GGCTCTATATGCTTCCAAGCCCATACAAGCTGGGGACTGCATATTGAGAGTTCCTTACAGCGTG CAACTAGCACCAGATAATCTTCCTCCGGAAATTTGTTCTTTGTTTGGAGATGAAGTTAGCAGTGTCTCAAAAGTTGCTCTACTCCTGCTGCATGAGCAGAAAATGGGTCAG ATATTCTGGAGTGATGATGAACTGGAGATGATTAGACAAAGTGTTATATACCAGGAGACCATCAAACAAAGGAATCACATTGAAAAGCAGTTTATGGCAATTAAACCA GCCACTGATCAATTCCCTCAATGTTTTGAAGATGTCTCTCTGAAGGACTTTGCTTATGCTCATGCTTTAG TTTTATGGACTCGAACATTTGGCGATGACCTCTTTCTTGACATTCCAGTTACATCTCGAGCATGGGAAAGCTCGAGGGGTGTCTCGATG ATTCCATTTGCAGATTTTCTAAATCATGATGGTACTTCAGAGGCATGTCTTATGAGTCATGAAGGAAAACAGCTCTCAgag GTCATTGCTGAGCGTGATTACAGCCCTGGTGATCAG GTGCTAATAAGttatggaaaattttccaacagtagtctagttttggactttgGCTTCACAGTTCCTTACAACATTTACGACCAG gcTCAAGTTGAGCTCAATATACCTCAGCACTATCATCTTTTTCAGATGAAGTTGGAACTTCTGCAGAGATTCAAGGCACCAGCCATTAAAGATGTCAATGAATTTAGCTCTTCTGAGAAATTATTTACAATCAA GGAAGTGAAGTTTGCTTCTAAGAAAGGGAGGGGAATTCCACAATCTTTTCGTGCATTTGCTCGTGTACTATGTTCAAATGCTCAAG AATTGAGTGATTTGGAGTCAGGAGCTGCACAAAGCGATGGTAGGCTGGCTCGAAgtcctttgaaaaacaaaagcagGGAGATTGAAGCACATGAGTTGATACTCTCAAAAATAACTGAACAAATCAATGAATATGATGCATGTATCAAG TCTCTGGGACCATCCACCTCTCAAAACTTGGTTAGAAAACATGCTTTAAGGAGACAAATGGCTCATGATCTTCTTACTGGTGAGCTTCGTGTTCTGAAGTCTGCTTCTGCATGGCTGAAGAAGTATTGTGCAACCTTATTAGAAGGATAG
- the LOC113730573 gene encoding ribosomal lysine N-methyltransferase 4-like isoform X4, which translates to MYKNIVHAFHWKICTWKQLAPDNLPPEICSLFGDEVSSVSKVALLLLHEQKMGQKSEWAPYIRRLPQPFEMHNTIFWSDDELEMIRQSVIYQETIKQRNHIEKQFMAIKPATDQFPQCFEDVSLKDFAYAHALVLWTRTFGDDLFLDIPVTSRAWESSRGVSMIPFADFLNHDGTSEACLMSHEGKQLSEVIAERDYSPGDQVLISYGKFSNSSLVLDFGFTVPYNIYDQAQVELNIPQHYHLFQMKLELLQRFKAPAIKDVNEFSSSEKLFTIKEVKFASKKGRGIPQSFRAFARVLCSNAQELSDLESGAAQSDGRLARSPLKNKSREIEAHELILSKITEQINEYDACIKSLGPSTSQNLVRKHALRRQMAHDLLTGELRVLKSASAWLKKYCATLLEG; encoded by the exons ATGTACAAAAATATCGTCCATGCTTTCCATTGGAAAATCTGCACATGGAAG CAACTAGCACCAGATAATCTTCCTCCGGAAATTTGTTCTTTGTTTGGAGATGAAGTTAGCAGTGTCTCAAAAGTTGCTCTACTCCTGCTGCATGAGCAGAAAATGGGTCAG AAATCTGAATGGGCTCCATATATCCGTCGGCTTCCTCAACCTTTTGAAATGCATAACACT ATATTCTGGAGTGATGATGAACTGGAGATGATTAGACAAAGTGTTATATACCAGGAGACCATCAAACAAAGGAATCACATTGAAAAGCAGTTTATGGCAATTAAACCA GCCACTGATCAATTCCCTCAATGTTTTGAAGATGTCTCTCTGAAGGACTTTGCTTATGCTCATGCTTTAG TTTTATGGACTCGAACATTTGGCGATGACCTCTTTCTTGACATTCCAGTTACATCTCGAGCATGGGAAAGCTCGAGGGGTGTCTCGATG ATTCCATTTGCAGATTTTCTAAATCATGATGGTACTTCAGAGGCATGTCTTATGAGTCATGAAGGAAAACAGCTCTCAgag GTCATTGCTGAGCGTGATTACAGCCCTGGTGATCAG GTGCTAATAAGttatggaaaattttccaacagtagtctagttttggactttgGCTTCACAGTTCCTTACAACATTTACGACCAG gcTCAAGTTGAGCTCAATATACCTCAGCACTATCATCTTTTTCAGATGAAGTTGGAACTTCTGCAGAGATTCAAGGCACCAGCCATTAAAGATGTCAATGAATTTAGCTCTTCTGAGAAATTATTTACAATCAA GGAAGTGAAGTTTGCTTCTAAGAAAGGGAGGGGAATTCCACAATCTTTTCGTGCATTTGCTCGTGTACTATGTTCAAATGCTCAAG AATTGAGTGATTTGGAGTCAGGAGCTGCACAAAGCGATGGTAGGCTGGCTCGAAgtcctttgaaaaacaaaagcagGGAGATTGAAGCACATGAGTTGATACTCTCAAAAATAACTGAACAAATCAATGAATATGATGCATGTATCAAG TCTCTGGGACCATCCACCTCTCAAAACTTGGTTAGAAAACATGCTTTAAGGAGACAAATGGCTCATGATCTTCTTACTGGTGAGCTTCGTGTTCTGAAGTCTGCTTCTGCATGGCTGAAGAAGTATTGTGCAACCTTATTAGAAGGATAG
- the LOC113730573 gene encoding uncharacterized protein isoform X5, translated as MKLAVSQKLLYSCCMSRKWVRNLNGLHISVGFLNLLKCITLYLRAFKMAMLGSLSLSHMHRQTIFHVIFWSDDELEMIRQSVIYQETIKQRNHIEKQFMAIKPATDQFPQCFEDVSLKDFAYAHALVLWTRTFGDDLFLDIPVTSRAWESSRGVSMIPFADFLNHDGTSEACLMSHEGKQLSEVIAERDYSPGDQVLISYGKFSNSSLVLDFGFTVPYNIYDQAQVELNIPQHYHLFQMKLELLQRFKAPAIKDVNEFSSSEKLFTIKEVKFASKKGRGIPQSFRAFARVLCSNAQELSDLESGAAQSDGRLARSPLKNKSREIEAHELILSKITEQINEYDACIKSLGPSTSQNLVRKHALRRQMAHDLLTGELRVLKSASAWLKKYCATLLEG; from the exons ATGAAGTTAGCAGTGTCTCAAAAGTTGCTCTACTCCTGCTGCATGAGCAGAAAATGGGTCAG AAATCTGAATGGGCTCCATATATCCGTCGGCTTCCTCAACCTTTTGAAATGCATAACACT GTATTTACGAGCATTTAAGATGGCAATGTTggggtctctctctctctctcatatgCACAGGCAAACTATCTTTCATGTG ATATTCTGGAGTGATGATGAACTGGAGATGATTAGACAAAGTGTTATATACCAGGAGACCATCAAACAAAGGAATCACATTGAAAAGCAGTTTATGGCAATTAAACCA GCCACTGATCAATTCCCTCAATGTTTTGAAGATGTCTCTCTGAAGGACTTTGCTTATGCTCATGCTTTAG TTTTATGGACTCGAACATTTGGCGATGACCTCTTTCTTGACATTCCAGTTACATCTCGAGCATGGGAAAGCTCGAGGGGTGTCTCGATG ATTCCATTTGCAGATTTTCTAAATCATGATGGTACTTCAGAGGCATGTCTTATGAGTCATGAAGGAAAACAGCTCTCAgag GTCATTGCTGAGCGTGATTACAGCCCTGGTGATCAG GTGCTAATAAGttatggaaaattttccaacagtagtctagttttggactttgGCTTCACAGTTCCTTACAACATTTACGACCAG gcTCAAGTTGAGCTCAATATACCTCAGCACTATCATCTTTTTCAGATGAAGTTGGAACTTCTGCAGAGATTCAAGGCACCAGCCATTAAAGATGTCAATGAATTTAGCTCTTCTGAGAAATTATTTACAATCAA GGAAGTGAAGTTTGCTTCTAAGAAAGGGAGGGGAATTCCACAATCTTTTCGTGCATTTGCTCGTGTACTATGTTCAAATGCTCAAG AATTGAGTGATTTGGAGTCAGGAGCTGCACAAAGCGATGGTAGGCTGGCTCGAAgtcctttgaaaaacaaaagcagGGAGATTGAAGCACATGAGTTGATACTCTCAAAAATAACTGAACAAATCAATGAATATGATGCATGTATCAAG TCTCTGGGACCATCCACCTCTCAAAACTTGGTTAGAAAACATGCTTTAAGGAGACAAATGGCTCATGATCTTCTTACTGGTGAGCTTCGTGTTCTGAAGTCTGCTTCTGCATGGCTGAAGAAGTATTGTGCAACCTTATTAGAAGGATAG
- the LOC113730575 gene encoding serine/arginine-rich splicing factor RS2Z33 isoform X1, whose amino-acid sequence MPRYDDRHGVTRLYVGRLSSRTRSRDLEDLFSRYGRVRDVDMKRDYAFVEFSDPRDADDARYSMNGREVDGSRIIVEFAKGVPRGPGGSRDRDYLGKGPAPGTGRCFNCGIDGHWARDCKAGDWKNKCYRCGERGHIERNCQNSPQKLKRGRSYSRSPSPPRRGRSPSRSYSRSRSYSRSRSPPRRDRSNEREEKRSRSPKRHRVSSPPPSKGRKHSPTPDERSPRERGTPSPRDGRPANGSENSRSPKDDAPRDDGIKDRSPLEENGHSRSPSPIRRDNGSPADNDETNGSPRGSE is encoded by the exons ATGCCTCGCTACGATGATCGCCATGGTGTTACAAGGCTCTATGTTGGCCGCCTTTCTTCAAGGACCCGTTCACGTGACCTGGAGGATCTATTTAGCAGATATGGAAG AGTACGTGATGTGGACATGAAGCGTGATTATGCCTTTGTG GAATTTAGTGATCCTAGAGATGCTGATGATGCAAGATATAGCATGAATGGCCGGGAAGTAGATGGAAGTCGTATTATTGTGGAATTTGCAAAGGGG GTACCACGTGGTCCTGGTGGCTCCCGTGATCGTGATTATCTTGGCAAAGGTCCAGCTCCAGGAACTGGGCGCTGCTTTAATTGTGGAATCGATGGCCATTGGGCTCGAGATTGCAAAGCTGGGGACTGGAAGAACAAGTGCTATCGATGTGGTGAACGAGGCCATATAGAAAGGAACTGTCAAAACAGCCCCCAAAAGCTAAA ACGCGGGCGCAGTTATTCTCGATCACCATCTCCTCCTCGTCGTGGCAGGAGTCCAAGCCGTAGTTACAGCAGGAGCAGAAGCTACAG CCGATCGAGGTCTCCACCAAGGAGGGATCGTAGCAACGAGCGTGAGGAGAAAAGATCTAGGAGCCCTAAGCGTCACAGGGTATCATCTCCACCACCATCCAAAGGGAGGAAGCACAGCCCAACACCTGATGAGAGAAGCCCACGAGAGAGGGGCACTCCTTCACCAAGGGATGGTAGGCCAGCCAATGGCTCAGAGAATAGTAGAAGCCCTAAAGATGATGCTCCAAGGGATGATGGTATCAAAGATAGGAGTCCTCTTGAAGAAAATGGCCATAGCCGAAGTCCTAGCCCCATCCGTAGGGACAATGGAAGCCCCGCTGATAATGATGAAACCAATGGTTCACCAAGGGGCAGTGAGTGA
- the LOC113730575 gene encoding uncharacterized protein isoform X2, which translates to MKRDYAFVEFSDPRDADDARYSMNGREVDGSRIIVEFAKGVPRGPGGSRDRDYLGKGPAPGTGRCFNCGIDGHWARDCKAGDWKNKCYRCGERGHIERNCQNSPQKLKRGRSYSRSPSPPRRGRSPSRSYSRSRSYSRSRSPPRRDRSNEREEKRSRSPKRHRVSSPPPSKGRKHSPTPDERSPRERGTPSPRDGRPANGSENSRSPKDDAPRDDGIKDRSPLEENGHSRSPSPIRRDNGSPADNDETNGSPRGSE; encoded by the exons ATGAAGCGTGATTATGCCTTTGTG GAATTTAGTGATCCTAGAGATGCTGATGATGCAAGATATAGCATGAATGGCCGGGAAGTAGATGGAAGTCGTATTATTGTGGAATTTGCAAAGGGG GTACCACGTGGTCCTGGTGGCTCCCGTGATCGTGATTATCTTGGCAAAGGTCCAGCTCCAGGAACTGGGCGCTGCTTTAATTGTGGAATCGATGGCCATTGGGCTCGAGATTGCAAAGCTGGGGACTGGAAGAACAAGTGCTATCGATGTGGTGAACGAGGCCATATAGAAAGGAACTGTCAAAACAGCCCCCAAAAGCTAAA ACGCGGGCGCAGTTATTCTCGATCACCATCTCCTCCTCGTCGTGGCAGGAGTCCAAGCCGTAGTTACAGCAGGAGCAGAAGCTACAG CCGATCGAGGTCTCCACCAAGGAGGGATCGTAGCAACGAGCGTGAGGAGAAAAGATCTAGGAGCCCTAAGCGTCACAGGGTATCATCTCCACCACCATCCAAAGGGAGGAAGCACAGCCCAACACCTGATGAGAGAAGCCCACGAGAGAGGGGCACTCCTTCACCAAGGGATGGTAGGCCAGCCAATGGCTCAGAGAATAGTAGAAGCCCTAAAGATGATGCTCCAAGGGATGATGGTATCAAAGATAGGAGTCCTCTTGAAGAAAATGGCCATAGCCGAAGTCCTAGCCCCATCCGTAGGGACAATGGAAGCCCCGCTGATAATGATGAAACCAATGGTTCACCAAGGGGCAGTGAGTGA
- the LOC113730574 gene encoding protein MAEA homolog, whose product MEMETDALPNGSSASSTTGSTTSAPATPTAAITAGAVSASALPSSKLTQLAESLKLEHQFLRVPFEHYKKTIRANHRIVEKEVSAVISGVAEAADSAELSRDDAVQQLNSLVSRLQGLKRKLEEGSRTEHLQAQRCRARLDHLESADAENLSEWNNIRLKRILVDYMLRMSYYDTAIKLAGSSSIQDFVDIYVFFEAKKVIEALQSKEVAPALAWCADNKSRLKKSKSKFEFQLRLQEFIELVRAENNMRAITYARKYLAPWGATHMKELQRVMATLAFKSNTECPTYKVLFEAKQWDYLVDQFKQEFCRLYGMTLEPLLNIYLQAGLSALKTPFCYEDDCTKEDPLSQESFRKLALPLPYSKQHHSKLVCYITKELMDTENPPLVLPNGYVYSTKALEEMAKKNDGRITCPRTGLVCNYTEVIKAYIS is encoded by the exons ATGGAGATGGAAACGGACGCGCTTCCCAACGGCAGCTCTGCATCCTCAACCACCGGTTCCACCACCTCGGCCCCCGCCACACCCACCGCCGCCATTACTGCCGGAGCCGTTTCGGCCTCGGCGCTTCCATCATCTAAGCTAACTCAACTGGCGGAGTCTCTAAAACTCGAGCACCAGTTCCTTCGTGTCCCATTCGAGCACTACAAGAAGACGATCCGTGCTAACCACCGCATCGTTGAGAAAGAAGTCTCCGCCGTCATATCCGGCGTCGCTGAAGCCGCCGACTCCGCTGAACTCTCCCGTGATGATGCTGTTCAGCAACTTAATTCACTCGTTTCTCGATTACAAGGACTCAAGCGGAAG TTGGAAGAAGGAAGTAGAACAGAGCACTTGCAAGCGCAGAGATGCCGAGCACGACTGGACCATTTGGAGTCTGCTGATGCAGAAAATTTATCGGAATGGAACAATATCCGTCTGAAGCGGATACTGGTTGACTACATGTTGCGCATGTCATATTATGACACTGCTATTAAGCTTGCAGGAAGCAGCAGTATTCAG GATTTTGTTGATATTTATGTCTTTTTCGAAGCAAAAAAAGTCATTGAAGCtcttcaaagcaaagaggtgGCTCCTGCTCTTGCCTGGTGTGCTGATAACAAGTCCAGACTGAAGAAGTCAAAG AGCAAATTTGAGTTTCAGTTGAGGTTACAAGAATTTATAGAGTTGGTAAGAGCTGAAAACAATATGCGAGCAATTACGTATGCGCGCAAGTATCTAGCGCCATGGGGAGCCACCCATATGAAAGAATTGCAGCGGGTCATGGCCACACTTGCTTTTAAAAGTAATACTGAATGTCCAACTTACAAG GTTTTATTTGAAGCAAAGCAATGGGACTACCTAGTCGACCAATTCAAGCAGGAGTTCTGCAGGTTATATGGCATGACACTAGAGCCTTTGCTGAACATATATTTGCAAGCAGGCTTGTCTGCTTTGAAAACTCC ATTCTGTTATGAAGATGATTGCACAAAGGAGGATCCTCTCTCACAAGAGAGCTTCCGTAAATTAGCTCTTCCACTTCCATATTCAAAGCAGCATCATTCAAAACTTGTTTGCTACATTACCAAGGAACTGATGGATACTGAGAATCCGCCACTAGTCTTGCCGAATGGATATGTGTACAGCACTAAG GCTCTCGAGGAAATGGCCAAGAAGAATGATGGAAGGATTACATGCCCAAGGACAGGCCTAGTCTGCAACTACACTGAGGTGATCAAAGCATATATTTCATGA